A genomic stretch from Setaria viridis chromosome 1, Setaria_viridis_v4.0, whole genome shotgun sequence includes:
- the LOC117865370 gene encoding GATA transcription factor 5: MTHQTLISSAPAFSPASHSLHASTPLLFTRSSPSSSSCSPPAAAAAPAMASFVAHHHGSLVEREGRMAALRSSLRPCEAAEEVDVAPAACGAADRGAGLFGDGFSVEDLLDLEDLCEVDKDCAELGEATPAPAAVEEDKLSSDSHGSSVVSYELMALPPPVIDLSLPAHDAEELEWVSRIMDDSLAELPPPPKLPAAPLAAAARRPPLERAVPAPAAPAPMRSPTICALSTEALVPVKARRSKRSRASVWSLSGGAPPSDSTSSSSTTTTSSCSSSASFSSFLFLPAESPPPFWAAHLLGEAPPRGSKKSKHGKHGKNNGKPKKRGRKPKHHPAASHFAGGAAASPPVPGDRRCSHCGVQKTPQWRAGPEGAKTLCNACGVRYKSGRLLPEYRPACSPTFVSSIHSNSHRKVLEMRRKKEGVVLIPGPAPLPAAAPAVASF; the protein is encoded by the exons ATGACCCACCAGACGCTCATCTCTTCCGCCCCTGCCTTTTCCCCTGCTTCCCACTCCCTCCACGCCTCCACGCCTCTCCTTTTCACCCGCTCCtccccgtcttcctcctcctgctcccctcctgctgctgcagccGCTCCCGCCATGGCGTCGTTCGTCGCGCACCACCACGGCTCCCTG gtggagagggaggggaggatggCCGCGCTGAGGAGTAGCCTCAGGCCgtgcgaggcggcggaggaggtggacgtCGCGCCGGCGGCGTGTGGGGCGGCCGACAGGGGCGCGGGCCTTTTTGGGGACGGGTTCTCCGTCGAGGACCTGCTGGACCTCGAGGACCTCTGCGAGGTGGACAAGGACTGCGCCGAGCTGGGCgaggcgacgccggcgccggcggccgtggaggaggaCAAGCTGTCCAGTGACTCGCACGGGTCGTCGGTGGTGTCGTACGAGCTcatggcgctgccgccgccagtgATAGACCTCTCGCTGCCG GCGCATGACGCAGAGGAGCTGGAGTGGGTGTCCCGTATCATGGACGACTCGCTCGccgagctcccgccgccgccgaagctacCTGCGGCGCccctagcagcagcagcgcgccggccgccgctggaACGCGCGgtgccagcgccggcggcgccggcccctATGCGGAGCCCGACGATATGCGCGCTGTCGACGGAGGCGCTGGTGCCCGTGAAGGCGCGGCGCAGCAAGCGCTCCCGCGCCTCCGTGTGGTCGCTGTCCGGCGGCGCGCCCCCCTCGGactcgacgtcgtcgtcgtccacgaCCACGACGTCGTCCTGCTCCTCGTCCGCGTCGTTCTCGTCGTTCCTCTTCCTGCCGGCGGAGTCGCCGCCCCCGTTCTGGGCCGCGCACCTCCTCGGcgaggcgccgccgcgcggctcCAAGAAGTCCAAGCACGGGAAGCACGGCAAGAACAACGGCAAGCCCAAGAAGCGCGGCCGCAAGCCGAAGCACCACCCGGCGGCGTCCCATttcgcgggcggcgccgcggcctcaCCGCCGGTCCCCGGCGACCGCCGCTGCAGCCACTGCGGCGTGCAGAAGACGCCACAGTGGCGCGCGGGCCCCGAGGGCGCCAAGACGCTGTGCAACGCGTGCGGGGTCCGCTACAAGTCCGGGCGGCTCCTCCCTGAGTACCGGCCTGCGTGCAGCCCCACGTTCGTGAGCAGCATCCACTCCAACTCCCACCGCAAGGTGCTTGAGATGCGGCGCAAGAAAGAGGGCGTCGTCCTCATCCCCGGCCCGGCcccgctcccggccgccgcgccggccgtcgCGTCGTTCTAA